The nucleotide sequence CGCTATCCCTGCTTTGACAGAGGATCTCGCTCGTGTTCTCATCGATGCCGACACCATCAATAGACGGGTCGATGAACTGGCTCGCCAGATCAGCAGTGACTATGCCGATACTGAAAATGACCTGATTCTCGTAGGGGTTCTTAAGGGATCATTTATTTTTATTGCAGATTTAGCAAGAAAACTGAATGTGAAGCATGTTGTGGACTTCATTGCCCTCTCATCCTATCAAGGGGACCATAGCGGAAATGTCCGCCTCCTGATGGATACCAGAGAAAATATGGAAGAGAAACATGTCCTGATCATCGAAGATATACTTGACAGTGGAAACACACTGGACTATCTCATCCGAAACTTTAAGACAAGAAATCCCAAGTCTGTGAAGACTGCAGTTCTTTTGGATAAACCTGACAGGCACATTTTGCCTGTTGAAATCGACTACATCGGTTTTACCATCCCTGATGTCTGGGTTGTTGGATACGGCCTGGACTACAATGAAAAATACAGGACCCTCCCCTACATCGCAGAGATGTACCCACAAGCATAACCAAGGAGAGAGAAATGGACGACAACAAGTTCTATGTCAGTTACAATTCGGTGCATAAACTGGTTAAGAAACTCAGCAAAGAGTTGATTGAAACAGGCTATGACCCCGATGTAATCGTTGCAATCGGAAGCGGAGGCTACATCCCTGCAAGAATTATCAAGACCTTCATAAATCGTCCGATTTATGCAGTGGGAATTTCCTATTACGGTATCGACAAGAAACACAAGGACCACCCTACAAAAATCCAATGGATCGATGAAGTACAGTCCCAGTTGGTTGGCAAGAAGGTACTCCTCATTGATGAGGTAGATGATACACGTGCCACCTTGGCATACTGTATTGGTGAGTTGCTGAAATACAAGCCTGAAGAAATCGCAGTCCTGGTTCTCCATAACAAGAATAAGGAAAAGGATGTTGAGTTCCCTGTGGAGATCAAGCGCTACTTCGCCGGACTCAACCTGGATGATGTTTGGATCAAGTATCCCTGGGATGCTGAAGACATCGACAGCCATACAGAAAAAGAGAATCTGATGCTTGATCATCTGAAAAAAGAAGGCAAGGAGTTATACCAATGAGCAACGTTACTTCAATTGTAGGAGCCCAGTGGGGCGATGAAGGAAAAGGCCGCATCGTAGACTATTTGGCAGTGAACTCCGATTTGGTCATCCGTTTCCAAGGCGGTGATAATGCAGGGCACACAGTTATCAATGATAAGGGCAAGTTCGCCCTCCATATCATCCCGTCCGGTATCTTCAATCCTGAGACCATGAATATCGTGGGAGCAGGGACTGTCGTCAATTTCGAGACCATGAGTGAAGAGTTACAGACCATTACCGCCAAGGGTGTAACGGACAATCTGTTCATCGACGTACGTGCCCACCTGATCATGCCCTACCACCGAGCACTCGATGGCGCTCAGGAACAGTCCAAGAGTGACAAGATGCAGATCGGTACAACCAAGCGTGGTATCGGACCTTGCTACAGTGACAAGGCTACTCGTAGCGGCATCAGGGCAGCAGACCTACTTGATGAGGACCGACTTAGAAACCGTATTGAAATGGCACTTCCCCAGAAGAATCGTGAACTTGCCTACTTTGGGCTGAAAGAGTACACCGTGGATGAAATCATGGAGCTCTGCTCGAAGTGGAAGAAAACCTACGGTGATAAGATTATCGATACCCTTCCTGTGGTACGTCAGGCGTACGAAGAGGGCCGCAAGATTCTTCTTGAAGGTCAGCTGGGTGTTATGAGAGACCTTGACTGGGGCATCTACCCCTACACCACCAGCAGCAGCCCTACCTCTGGTGGAGCCGCAATCGGCAGTGGCCTTGGACCAAGCAGGATTGATGAGGTCATCGGGGTAACCAAGGTCTACTCAACCAGCGTTGGCGGTGGCCCGTTCATGACTGAATTGTTTGACGAGAATGCCGAGAAGCTTCGTTCTGTTGGTGGTGAATATGGAGCAACTACCGGAAGACCACGACGCTGTGGTTGGTTTGACGCAGTTGCAACCGAATTTTCTTGCTGGATCAATGGATTTACCTCCATCGCCCTTACTAAACTTGACATCCTCGATGGGTTCGAGAAGATCAAGGTATGTACGGGCTACCGGGTAAACGGAGAGGTTATCAATTACCTGCCCGAGACGGCCCAGCAGGAAATTGCCGAGCCAATCTATGAAGAGTACGATGGCTGGATGAGTGACACGAGTGGTGCCCGCAAGTGGGACGATCTGCCGAAGAATGCACAGATCTACTGCAAGCGTCTTGCAGAGTTGGTCGGTGCACCGATCAAGTTCATCTCGGTTGGGCCTGAGAGGGATCAGATCATCATCATGTAACAACGGGTTTTCTTGTATGAAAGGCTCTTCTTCGGAAGGGTCTTTTTTCTTTGGGTTAAAAAAAGAGAGAAAACTTTTTCAATAGTTATTGACATATGCCAATAACCTCTACTATAGTAGAAATAGTTACTGACATATGTCGATAACAATTATCATATCAAGGAGGCACAATATGCCAAAAAGAAATGGAACAGGCCCTATGGGCTACGGACCTATGACTGGAAGAGGTATGGGATACTGCCGTGGCGGAGTTGGCTATGGTATGGGACGTGGTGCAGGTTTCGGCCGAGGACTCGGCTGGGGAATGCACGTATCTCCCATCTCCCTTGCTGAACGCAAGCGTTTGCTTGAGGAAGAACTCAAACAACTTGAAGCTCAGATGAAAGAGAGTAACGAATAGGAGGAGCTATGCCCCGTCCACGTAAATGGAGAAACGTCTGTGCACTTCCCCAAATCACCAAGTTCGGGCCCCTCGGGGTCCCCTTGGATGAAACCCCATCCATTATCATGACCGTTGATGAGTATGAAACAATTCGACTCATCGACCAGGAAGGATTGACCCAAGAGATGTGCGCTGGGCAGATGAATGTTGCCAGGACCACTGTCCAAGGCATCTATGAAAGCGCCAGAAAGAAATTGGCAGAATCATTGGTGGAGGGCAAGCTGCTCTTCATTGAGGGTGGTGAGTACCACCTGAATGACCATGATGGCCCCCATCGCTACGGCTGCGGTCGTGGATGCAGGAGGGGGCATGGTCGCCACCAACACAGACAAGGAGATATACCGCAATGATTGTAGCAGTACCCGCAGAAGAAAAGAGCTTGGACAGTGCCATTTGTGTATCGTTTGGACGAGCACCCATCTATTGTCTCTATGATACAGAAAAAGAGACGAGTACCTTTTTAGACAACAAAGCTGCTGAAGCTTCAGGGGGAGCAGGGATCCAGGCCGCACAATTCCTCGCTGACCAGAAGATTGACAGTCTGATCACCTTCCGCTTGGGAGAAAATGCCTCGAAAGTCCTGAGCGCTGCGAACATCAGCATCCTCAAGGCACTCAACCTGAGCATCGCAGATAATATTGCAAACCTCCTGGAAGGCAAGCTTACTTCCCTGAACGAGGTACATCCTGGATTTCATCATGCACACTAAGGCTACCATTGCAGTTCTCAGTGGCAAGGGAGGTACCGGAAAAACCCTGGTATCGGTAAACCTTGCTGCTGTGGCAGCAAATGCAACCTATATTGATTGCGACACGGAAGAGCCGAACGGACACATCTTCATCAAGCCTACCATTGTAGAGGAGTATGTCGTTTCTGAACCAAAGCCGATAGTAAACCAGGATCTTTGCGATGGCTGTAGGATATGTGTGGAAGCCTGTGCATTCAATGCCTTGGCACTCATTGGAAAGAGCCTCTTGGTCTTCGATGAAATCTGTCACTCCTGTGGGCTATGCACGCATATCTGCCCCAAAAGAGCACTTCATGAGGAACAGCGCCCACTGGGCATGGTTAAACGGGGTAGGAAGCATGGAATCACCTTCCTCGCGGGTGAGATGAATGTTGGGGAGAGCTCTGCAGTTCCCATCATCAAGGCACTCATGAGAGAGAAAAAAACCGATTTGGTTATTATCGACAGTCCCCCTGGTAGCGGGTGCCTGGTAACGGAGACTGTCGGCAACGCTGACTACTGTCTCCTGGTTGCTGAACCTACCATCTTTGGAGCACACAACCTGGCGATGGTACATGAGTTGGTCACCCTTATGGGAAAACCCTCTGCGGTACTCCTGAACAAGACCCAGGAGGGAGAGAACCCCAGTGAGGTCTACGCAAGGCAGCATGGGCTCAAGATTATTGGAACACTCCCTTACGATGAGCATTTGGCTCTTCTCTCCAGTGACGGGTATCTAGCTGCCGAGGAAGATGAACACTATCACACCTATTTCAAGGAACTGCTGTCAAAGGTAGTAGAGGAGGCCAGCCATGCATCAGATTCTGATCCTCAGCGGTAAGGGAGGGACAGGCAAGACCACGGTGGCCAGTGCTTTTATCAACCTTAGCGAAGCAAAAGCCTATGCTGATTGCGACGTCGATGCACCAAATCTCCATCTCGTGATGGGATCATATGAGCAGGAGCAAAAGAAAGACTATTTTGGATTGCCCAAGGCCGTGATCGACCCAGATATGTGTATCAGCTGCAACAAGTGCTTTGAGGTATGCCGATTTGATGCCATTAAGCCGGGAAATCCGTATAAAGTGCTTCCCATCGCTTGTGAAGGTTGCAACTACTGTATCCATGTCTGCCCTGTGGAAGCAATACACAGTGAGGAGGCGAAAGTCGGAAACCTGAAATTGCTGAAACGTAAGGAAGAGATTTTCTCAACAGCAACGCTCCTAATGGGTAGTGGCACTACCGGAAAACTGGTCACTGAAGTCAAGAATCAGCTGAAGGAAGTAAGCAGCAAGCATGAAGTTGCCATACTTGATGGAAGCCCTGGCATAGGATGCCCGGTAATAGCCTCCTTGAGTGGGGTAAGCCTGGCACTTATGGTTGCTGAACCCTCGGTCAGTGGGCTCGCCGATCTCAAACGTGTGTTGGCCAGTGCCAGACAGTTACAAGTACCAGTTGCTGTTATTGTAAACAAATATGACTCGAATGAACGCAAGAGCGCAGAAATAGAAGTACACTGCTACAAGGAGGGAATACCATTCCTTGGAAAAATCCCCTACGACAAGATGGCACTGGAAGCAATCAATACTGGTAGGACGTTGGTCGAAATGGACAGCAAGGGAGCTGAGGCGATCAAGACCATCTATGAGAAGACCTTACGATTGATGAAGGAGCGTATACACACATGAAAATAACCACATTGGTGGAGAATACCACCAACACTGCAATGTTGGGAGCAGAACATGGATTGAGTCTCTACATCGAGGCAAGTCAGAAAACCATGCTCTTCGATATGGGAGCAAGTCCCTTGTTTGCTGAGAATGCAGAAAAACTCCATGTTGATCTGAAGAAGGTCGACCTTGCCATCCTCAGTCATGGCCATTATGACCATGGGGGAGGTATCAATACTTTTTTCAGCATAAACAGCACTGCCCCTCTCTATGCCAGAAAGGAAGCCTTTGGGCCGCTCTTCTCCGAGCGAAGTGAAGGAGATTACCACTATATTGGAGTTGACCAGGATTTGCTGAGGAACAACCGTCTTATTTTCACCTCTGCACTCACCCCGGTAACTGAAGGAGTATCCTTGTTCAGCAAGGTGGAAGGCACCAGATTCATTCCCACAGGGAACAAGAGCCTGTTCAAAAAGGAGGGAGAGACATACATCGTCGACCCATTCACTCACGAGCAGTACCTGGCGATCAAGGAAGGGAATGAACA is from uncultured Sphaerochaeta sp. and encodes:
- the hpt gene encoding hypoxanthine phosphoribosyltransferase; translated protein: MKDSLAIPALTEDLARVLIDADTINRRVDELARQISSDYADTENDLILVGVLKGSFIFIADLARKLNVKHVVDFIALSSYQGDHSGNVRLLMDTRENMEEKHVLIIEDILDSGNTLDYLIRNFKTRNPKSVKTAVLLDKPDRHILPVEIDYIGFTIPDVWVVGYGLDYNEKYRTLPYIAEMYPQA
- a CDS encoding phosphoribosyltransferase; protein product: MDDNKFYVSYNSVHKLVKKLSKELIETGYDPDVIVAIGSGGYIPARIIKTFINRPIYAVGISYYGIDKKHKDHPTKIQWIDEVQSQLVGKKVLLIDEVDDTRATLAYCIGELLKYKPEEIAVLVLHNKNKEKDVEFPVEIKRYFAGLNLDDVWIKYPWDAEDIDSHTEKENLMLDHLKKEGKELYQ
- a CDS encoding adenylosuccinate synthase, with the translated sequence MSNVTSIVGAQWGDEGKGRIVDYLAVNSDLVIRFQGGDNAGHTVINDKGKFALHIIPSGIFNPETMNIVGAGTVVNFETMSEELQTITAKGVTDNLFIDVRAHLIMPYHRALDGAQEQSKSDKMQIGTTKRGIGPCYSDKATRSGIRAADLLDEDRLRNRIEMALPQKNRELAYFGLKEYTVDEIMELCSKWKKTYGDKIIDTLPVVRQAYEEGRKILLEGQLGVMRDLDWGIYPYTTSSSPTSGGAAIGSGLGPSRIDEVIGVTKVYSTSVGGGPFMTELFDENAEKLRSVGGEYGATTGRPRRCGWFDAVATEFSCWINGFTSIALTKLDILDGFEKIKVCTGYRVNGEVINYLPETAQQEIAEPIYEEYDGWMSDTSGARKWDDLPKNAQIYCKRLAELVGAPIKFISVGPERDQIIIM
- a CDS encoding DUF5320 domain-containing protein; its protein translation is MPKRNGTGPMGYGPMTGRGMGYCRGGVGYGMGRGAGFGRGLGWGMHVSPISLAERKRLLEEELKQLEAQMKESNE
- a CDS encoding DUF134 domain-containing protein — translated: MPRPRKWRNVCALPQITKFGPLGVPLDETPSIIMTVDEYETIRLIDQEGLTQEMCAGQMNVARTTVQGIYESARKKLAESLVEGKLLFIEGGEYHLNDHDGPHRYGCGRGCRRGHGRHQHRQGDIPQ
- a CDS encoding NifB/NifX family molybdenum-iron cluster-binding protein, with the translated sequence MIVAVPAEEKSLDSAICVSFGRAPIYCLYDTEKETSTFLDNKAAEASGGAGIQAAQFLADQKIDSLITFRLGENASKVLSAANISILKALNLSIADNIANLLEGKLTSLNEVHPGFHHAH
- a CDS encoding 4Fe-4S binding protein; protein product: MHTKATIAVLSGKGGTGKTLVSVNLAAVAANATYIDCDTEEPNGHIFIKPTIVEEYVVSEPKPIVNQDLCDGCRICVEACAFNALALIGKSLLVFDEICHSCGLCTHICPKRALHEEQRPLGMVKRGRKHGITFLAGEMNVGESSAVPIIKALMREKKTDLVIIDSPPGSGCLVTETVGNADYCLLVAEPTIFGAHNLAMVHELVTLMGKPSAVLLNKTQEGENPSEVYARQHGLKIIGTLPYDEHLALLSSDGYLAAEEDEHYHTYFKELLSKVVEEASHASDSDPQR
- a CDS encoding ATP-binding protein, with amino-acid sequence MHQILILSGKGGTGKTTVASAFINLSEAKAYADCDVDAPNLHLVMGSYEQEQKKDYFGLPKAVIDPDMCISCNKCFEVCRFDAIKPGNPYKVLPIACEGCNYCIHVCPVEAIHSEEAKVGNLKLLKRKEEIFSTATLLMGSGTTGKLVTEVKNQLKEVSSKHEVAILDGSPGIGCPVIASLSGVSLALMVAEPSVSGLADLKRVLASARQLQVPVAVIVNKYDSNERKSAEIEVHCYKEGIPFLGKIPYDKMALEAINTGRTLVEMDSKGAEAIKTIYEKTLRLMKERIHT
- a CDS encoding MBL fold metallo-hydrolase produces the protein MKITTLVENTTNTAMLGAEHGLSLYIEASQKTMLFDMGASPLFAENAEKLHVDLKKVDLAILSHGHYDHGGGINTFFSINSTAPLYARKEAFGPLFSERSEGDYHYIGVDQDLLRNNRLIFTSALTPVTEGVSLFSKVEGTRFIPTGNKSLFKKEGETYIVDPFTHEQYLAIKEGNEHVLVSGCSHRGIVNILEAFHDEFGSYPTHVIGGFHLYNHRTDKPEDPEVLDQIASMLLASKAIFYTCHCTGEENYTYLKGKMGEFIHYLAGGDILEFNAHKE